Proteins co-encoded in one Spirosoma endbachense genomic window:
- a CDS encoding Crp/Fnr family transcriptional regulator, whose protein sequence is MEKDALKKTVFRTYPLNDDEWDAFANCWHPVSYKRKTVLTRAGDIEHYLYFVQDGVQRAFYLSEDTKETTLVFSYTGSFSGVVDSFQLQQPSRYYLETLTNSQLLRISYPDFTQLLDEYPRIERWVRLASAQVLAGLLERQIELATFTAEEKFRILLTRSPHILQLVPQKYLASYLGLDPTTFSKLLKLVRL, encoded by the coding sequence TTGGAAAAAGACGCCCTAAAAAAAACAGTTTTCCGAACATACCCTCTAAACGATGACGAGTGGGATGCCTTCGCCAATTGCTGGCATCCGGTTAGCTATAAGCGTAAAACCGTACTGACCCGCGCCGGAGACATTGAGCATTATCTCTATTTTGTTCAGGATGGTGTGCAACGGGCATTTTATCTGAGCGAGGATACGAAAGAAACGACGCTGGTCTTTTCCTATACAGGTTCTTTCTCGGGTGTCGTCGATTCATTTCAACTCCAGCAGCCTTCACGATATTATCTCGAAACACTGACTAACAGCCAGTTACTCCGTATTTCTTATCCAGACTTCACCCAGCTTCTTGACGAATACCCTCGTATTGAGCGCTGGGTACGACTGGCTTCGGCCCAGGTTTTAGCCGGGCTTCTGGAGCGCCAGATTGAATTGGCGACGTTCACGGCAGAAGAAAAATTCCGGATTTTGCTGACCCGGAGTCCGCACATATTGCAGCTTGTTCCGCAAAAATACCTGGCGTCTTACCTGGGGTTAGACCCTACTACGTTCAGTAAGTTATTGAAATTGGTTCGGTTATGA
- the frr gene encoding ribosome recycling factor has translation MEEIELYLDDAKDTMEKALKHLAIELTKIRAGKANAGMLDGIQIEYYGMLSPLHTVASINTPDARTIVIKPFEKKLIGEVEKAIRNSNLGLNPNNDGEQIRLSIPPLTEDRRRDLVKKVKQEVETAKINVRNIRKDTNDDIRKLVKDGVSEDAVKQGEERVQKLTDAFIARVDEVFVAKEKDILLV, from the coding sequence ATGGAAGAGATCGAGCTATACCTCGACGATGCAAAAGATACGATGGAAAAGGCGCTTAAGCACCTGGCCATCGAATTGACCAAAATCCGTGCTGGAAAAGCAAATGCCGGTATGCTCGACGGCATTCAGATCGAATATTACGGAATGCTGTCACCGTTGCATACGGTAGCGTCGATCAATACGCCCGATGCCCGCACGATCGTTATCAAACCTTTTGAGAAAAAGCTCATCGGGGAAGTTGAGAAAGCGATCCGAAATTCAAACCTTGGTTTGAATCCCAACAACGATGGTGAGCAAATTCGACTGAGCATTCCACCGTTGACCGAAGACCGGCGTCGCGATCTGGTCAAAAAGGTAAAGCAGGAAGTTGAAACGGCTAAAATCAATGTCCGTAACATCCGCAAAGACACGAACGACGATATCCGCAAACTCGTTAAAGACGGTGTATCGGAAGATGCCGTGAAACAGGGCGAAGAACGTGTTCAAAAGTTGACCGACGCCTTTATTGCGCGGGTCGATGAGGTGTTTGTGGCGAAAGAAAAAGATATTTTGTTAGTATAG
- the dprA gene encoding DNA-processing protein DprA, which yields MPTDTQSQLALTLVPGVGSILIRQLVSYCGSATEVFRSPLARLMKVPGIGEVTARAILKPGILEEAEQVMKRVEKLGATILFYTDKDYPTRLKTLYDAPALLYFQGSGNLNAPRTIGLVGTRQATEYGRRITNEIIEAVAPYGANVISGLAYGIDIAAHRASLANSLPTIGVMASGLDIIYPNVHQKTAQDMQILGGLLTESQPGTKPDAHLFPARNRIIAGLSDAIVVVEAAAKGGALITAEYANNYHREVFAVPGQLNQTFSAGCNKLIRENKAQIYTSPKDIIEALNWDRPDNPPSSTGLRATSAPAPALPVDITEEESQIIALLRQVNDLHIDDLSWKSQIPMGRLASLLLSLEFRGFVRSLPGKKYAVIYI from the coding sequence GTGCCCACCGATACTCAATCCCAATTAGCCCTCACCCTCGTTCCGGGGGTTGGCAGCATTCTTATTCGACAACTGGTTAGTTACTGTGGTTCAGCTACCGAGGTGTTTCGGTCTCCGTTGGCTCGCCTGATGAAAGTTCCGGGCATTGGCGAAGTCACGGCTCGTGCTATTCTCAAGCCGGGTATTCTGGAAGAAGCCGAACAGGTTATGAAACGTGTTGAAAAGTTGGGAGCAACAATACTGTTCTATACCGATAAAGACTACCCGACACGGCTCAAAACCCTGTATGATGCCCCGGCTCTTCTGTATTTTCAAGGATCAGGAAATCTAAACGCTCCCCGAACAATTGGTCTGGTAGGCACGCGGCAGGCTACCGAATACGGCCGGCGCATCACCAATGAAATCATTGAAGCGGTTGCCCCTTATGGCGCTAACGTCATTAGTGGGCTGGCCTACGGCATCGACATTGCTGCCCATCGTGCCAGTCTGGCCAACAGCTTACCGACCATTGGGGTGATGGCCAGCGGTCTGGACATTATCTACCCGAATGTACATCAGAAAACGGCGCAGGATATGCAGATTTTGGGCGGATTGCTGACCGAAAGTCAACCAGGGACAAAACCAGATGCCCACCTGTTTCCAGCGCGGAACCGCATCATTGCCGGTCTGAGTGATGCCATTGTGGTGGTAGAGGCAGCCGCGAAAGGCGGGGCATTAATAACGGCCGAATATGCCAACAACTACCATCGTGAGGTATTTGCCGTACCCGGCCAGTTGAATCAGACGTTTTCGGCGGGTTGTAATAAACTCATTCGCGAAAATAAAGCGCAGATTTATACCAGTCCGAAAGACATTATTGAAGCGCTTAACTGGGACCGGCCTGACAATCCACCCTCGTCTACTGGATTACGGGCAACCTCGGCACCTGCACCTGCTTTGCCCGTGGACATTACGGAAGAAGAAAGTCAGATTATTGCCCTGCTGCGTCAGGTTAATGACTTACACATCGACGACCTAAGCTGGAAAAGCCAGATTCCGATGGGCCGACTGGCGTCTTTGCTCCTCAGTCTTGAGTTTCGTGGATTTGTTCGATCACTTCCCGGCAAGAAGTACGCTGTGATTTACATTTAA
- a CDS encoding glycoside hydrolase family 43 protein gives MSIRRYALFLALFTFPFIALQAQKSTVKKSGNPVFPGWYADPEGVIFKNQYWIYPTYSAPYNQQTFFDAFSSPDLVTWTKHSRILDSTAVKWAKRAMWAPAIIEKGGKYFLFFGANDIHDEQKEIGGIGVAVADNPAGPFKDYLGKPLIGLIRNGAQPIDQFVFKDKDGQYYMLYGGWGHCNIARLKDDFTGFLPFSDGTLFREITPKNYVEGPTMFVRNGKYYFMWSEGGWTGPNYSVAYAVSNSPFGPFERVGKILQQDPTVATGAGHHSIIQVPGTDEWYIVYHRRPLTETDGNHRETCIDRLYFDEKGAIKPVKITVEGVEARRLN, from the coding sequence ATGTCTATACGTCGGTACGCTCTATTTCTCGCTTTATTCACTTTCCCTTTTATCGCTTTACAGGCTCAGAAATCAACCGTAAAGAAATCAGGGAATCCTGTTTTTCCGGGCTGGTACGCCGATCCGGAAGGGGTCATTTTCAAGAACCAGTACTGGATTTATCCAACTTATTCGGCACCTTACAACCAACAGACATTTTTTGACGCGTTTTCATCGCCAGATCTGGTAACCTGGACAAAGCATAGCCGGATTCTTGATTCAACTGCCGTAAAATGGGCAAAACGCGCCATGTGGGCTCCTGCCATCATTGAAAAGGGCGGGAAGTACTTTCTATTCTTTGGTGCGAACGATATTCACGATGAGCAAAAAGAGATCGGTGGCATTGGCGTTGCCGTTGCCGACAATCCCGCCGGACCATTCAAGGATTATCTGGGCAAACCGCTCATTGGTCTGATCCGTAATGGAGCCCAACCGATCGACCAGTTTGTCTTTAAAGACAAAGACGGCCAGTATTACATGCTGTATGGCGGCTGGGGACATTGCAACATTGCTCGTTTAAAAGACGATTTTACGGGTTTTCTTCCTTTCTCTGACGGCACTCTCTTTCGGGAGATTACGCCGAAAAATTACGTGGAAGGCCCTACGATGTTCGTCCGTAATGGCAAGTATTATTTTATGTGGTCGGAAGGAGGCTGGACAGGTCCTAATTACTCCGTAGCCTACGCGGTGTCCAACTCGCCGTTTGGCCCGTTCGAGCGGGTAGGAAAAATACTTCAGCAAGACCCGACTGTTGCCACCGGTGCTGGCCATCATTCGATCATTCAGGTGCCCGGCACCGACGAATGGTATATTGTTTATCACCGCCGGCCCTTAACGGAAACCGATGGTAATCACCGCGAAACCTGTATTGACCGGCTCTATTTTGATGAGAAAGGGGCTATTAAGCCAGTTAAGATTACGGTAGAAGGCGTTGAGGCACGACGACTTAACTAA
- a CDS encoding DUF4377 domain-containing protein: MKQVFSLGFLLLVFLSCDKNTVKPAIVEMQIADHQQDCMGVSPQKCLLVKINNDTSWQLFYGNIEGFAYEAGFEYKLLVKREKIDNPPADSSDLRYSLVKLVEKNRQ; encoded by the coding sequence ATGAAGCAAGTATTTTCTTTAGGATTTCTTCTGCTTGTATTTTTGAGTTGTGATAAGAATACTGTAAAACCAGCTATAGTTGAGATGCAGATTGCCGACCATCAGCAGGACTGCATGGGTGTGTCGCCCCAAAAATGTTTACTCGTTAAAATAAACAATGATACTAGCTGGCAACTCTTTTATGGGAATATTGAGGGTTTTGCGTATGAAGCTGGATTCGAATATAAACTGCTTGTCAAACGAGAGAAAATCGACAATCCGCCCGCCGATTCCTCAGATCTTCGTTATAGTTTGGTCAAACTTGTTGAAAAAAATAGACAGTAA
- a CDS encoding AraC family transcriptional regulator, with amino-acid sequence MQQLTLDAKTIDMLRNIPDLIPVFREYYEDWSVRIFNREQYECRNYLSPNRRDFYKVLLITEGAGVFTMGQNTYYIDEPTILYIHPNDIISWKNLSEKVGGYYCLFKKGYIQDHPQLKATIDKYALYTNKEKSVIRLTVQDATALNQFFVLMHQQELSGNSLWEDAIQAYLQLLMIESIRVAQFPKPDTVSDEFRHIHAFFHLLEEETAHINYTNPIRLKTAKEFASNLAVHPNHLNALLKKHTGQNVSTHIRSRLLEEAKVLLLQTDWTLQDIGFSIGFAEQSNFNLFFKKNTGITPAEFRRSAHR; translated from the coding sequence ATGCAGCAGCTAACACTAGATGCCAAAACGATTGACATGCTTCGCAATATTCCGGATCTAATCCCGGTTTTCCGGGAATATTACGAAGATTGGTCTGTTCGGATATTTAACCGCGAGCAGTATGAATGCCGCAACTATCTTTCGCCAAATCGTCGGGATTTTTATAAGGTTTTGCTGATTACGGAAGGTGCAGGCGTTTTTACAATGGGGCAGAACACCTATTACATCGACGAGCCGACCATTTTGTATATTCACCCCAATGATATTATTTCCTGGAAAAACCTCTCCGAAAAAGTAGGTGGCTATTACTGTTTATTTAAGAAAGGATATATTCAGGATCATCCACAACTAAAAGCGACCATCGATAAATATGCGCTTTATACCAACAAGGAAAAAAGTGTTATTCGACTAACAGTGCAGGATGCTACGGCTCTGAATCAGTTTTTTGTTTTGATGCACCAGCAGGAACTATCAGGTAATTCGCTTTGGGAAGATGCCATTCAGGCTTATCTGCAACTGTTAATGATCGAGAGCATTCGGGTCGCCCAGTTTCCTAAGCCCGATACTGTTTCGGACGAATTCAGGCATATCCACGCGTTTTTTCATCTTTTGGAAGAGGAGACTGCTCATATCAATTATACGAATCCTATCCGACTAAAAACGGCTAAAGAATTTGCCAGTAATCTGGCTGTTCATCCGAACCATCTGAATGCCCTGCTTAAAAAACACACGGGTCAGAACGTGAGCACTCATATCCGTAGTCGCTTGCTGGAAGAAGCCAAAGTATTGTTGTTACAAACAGACTGGACCTTGCAGGATATCGGCTTTAGCATTGGCTTTGCTGAGCAATCCAATTTCAACCTGTTCTTCAAAAAAAACACCGGAATTACCCCGGCTGAATTCAGGCGTAGTGCTCATCGCTGA
- a CDS encoding DinB family protein, with protein MILFGLQMTNKKYVYWADNVIPFIYRYPIPLDQMNQIESFVKQTEVAYDWTNRLISSIPYEKWDDIPEVIESSVSWQVGHLIVSVYYHSIMVISGHQMDILQKIPLKKYDEFYTAAPPKNSTGKVDLKELQSQLVTMQKKSIDIIKSLSVEDLDRELEPTPIPHPIAKTKFDALDWNIKHAMWHCGQLGILKRIHGERYDFGLRRAD; from the coding sequence ATGATTCTTTTCGGCTTACAAATGACGAATAAAAAGTACGTATATTGGGCTGATAATGTTATCCCATTCATTTATAGATATCCCATTCCTTTAGATCAAATGAATCAAATTGAAAGTTTTGTCAAGCAAACCGAGGTTGCTTACGATTGGACGAACAGACTGATAAGTTCAATACCCTATGAAAAATGGGACGATATACCTGAAGTAATTGAATCATCGGTAAGCTGGCAGGTTGGCCACCTGATTGTTAGCGTTTATTACCATTCAATTATGGTTATTTCTGGTCACCAAATGGATATACTTCAGAAAATTCCTCTAAAAAAATATGATGAATTTTACACCGCTGCGCCACCTAAAAATTCGACGGGGAAAGTAGATTTGAAAGAGCTACAAAGTCAATTGGTGACTATGCAGAAAAAATCAATTGACATAATTAAGTCATTATCTGTCGAAGATCTTGATCGCGAATTAGAACCTACGCCAATCCCACACCCGATTGCAAAAACCAAGTTTGATGCATTGGACTGGAATATAAAGCATGCAATGTGGCACTGTGGGCAATTGGGTATTTTAAAGCGAATTCATGGTGAACGATATGACTTTGGTTTACGAAGAGCAGACTAA
- a CDS encoding MerR family transcriptional regulator, with protein sequence MESTGKFYYGIKEVAEMFGINASKLRYYEKEFPTLQPKKNRSGDRVYTQADIDHLKEILDLIDNQKFTLPGAREFLKERDARRRENARHIVKLQKIKSFLEQMRAGLDRPQADSVAD encoded by the coding sequence ATGGAAAGCACCGGCAAGTTTTATTATGGCATTAAGGAAGTGGCGGAGATGTTTGGGATCAATGCCTCGAAACTACGGTATTATGAAAAGGAGTTTCCGACACTCCAGCCCAAGAAAAACCGTTCCGGCGACCGGGTATACACGCAAGCTGACATCGATCACCTGAAAGAAATTCTGGATTTAATTGACAATCAGAAATTCACCCTGCCCGGAGCCCGCGAGTTTTTGAAGGAGCGCGACGCCCGCCGACGCGAGAATGCCCGTCATATTGTCAAACTCCAAAAAATAAAATCGTTTCTGGAACAGATGCGCGCCGGATTGGATAGGCCACAGGCTGATAGCGTAGCAGACTAA
- a CDS encoding 30S ribosomal protein THX yields MGKGDIKSRKGKIARGSYGMTRPRKPGKSAAPKVEPEPTV; encoded by the coding sequence ATGGGAAAAGGCGATATAAAGTCACGCAAAGGAAAAATTGCAAGAGGCTCTTACGGCATGACCCGCCCTCGGAAACCTGGTAAGTCGGCTGCTCCCAAAGTGGAGCCAGAGCCTACGGTTTAA
- a CDS encoding cytochrome c peroxidase yields MISEKNRPVPAHKTAEPNAWWIIALVAGLLFLIGLYGLFRPRPTALQRVQTQYISDIALLDSAVRTLQRVIVEKRPVAAWKQAFLEARLCYKRVEFLTELYNPETAKSINGPNLPEVDEADKRVEQPEGLQVLEEFVFHYDPEQQAEAVVQVALVVSNVGRLTKVAATNEMTDSHIFDAMRLDVFRLISLGIAGFDSPIARHSLPEAVQVLESLRQHLSFYKLPEKDARLAAQLDHVFADAIASLNRGPDFNRFDRLTFITNQANVLSGLLLDAQRVLNIPVFQESRFLSAQARTLTDPDAFDSNFFVNSNDDRPTAERVALGKLLFYDPILSGNSKRSCASCHQPERAFTDGEPTSLGVAGARSKRNAPTLLNASLQAVQFMDSRVVFLEDQASDVIANETEMHGSLPAAVRALQQRNEYRNRFVKAYKAGVTEYTVKNALASYIRSLTSLDSRIDRYLRNDAGRHQPARLTVEEKHGFNLFMGKGQCATCHFFPLFNGTVPPMFAKTESEVLGTPATPANHQLDADVGKFKTTAMDLQKHAFKTPTIRHVAKTAPYMHNGVYQTLEQVVDFYNQGGGNGLGFSLPNQTLPDSKLDLTKTEQAALVAFMKAL; encoded by the coding sequence ATGATCTCGGAAAAAAATCGTCCAGTACCTGCCCATAAGACTGCTGAACCGAATGCGTGGTGGATAATTGCGCTTGTTGCCGGACTCTTATTTCTCATAGGTCTATATGGATTGTTTCGGCCCCGACCCACTGCCCTGCAACGGGTTCAGACGCAATACATAAGCGACATCGCGCTGCTCGATTCAGCGGTGAGGACGCTACAACGGGTCATTGTTGAAAAACGCCCTGTGGCAGCCTGGAAGCAGGCTTTTCTGGAAGCGCGGCTGTGCTATAAACGGGTTGAGTTTCTAACTGAATTATACAACCCCGAAACGGCCAAAAGTATCAACGGCCCCAACCTCCCTGAGGTAGACGAAGCCGATAAAAGGGTAGAGCAACCCGAAGGATTACAGGTACTGGAAGAGTTTGTGTTCCACTATGATCCAGAGCAACAGGCAGAAGCCGTTGTGCAGGTAGCGTTGGTAGTGTCGAATGTCGGTCGGCTGACCAAAGTGGCTGCTACGAACGAGATGACTGATAGCCATATTTTTGATGCCATGCGACTGGACGTGTTCCGGCTTATTTCGCTTGGTATTGCCGGTTTCGATTCGCCGATTGCCCGCCATTCATTGCCGGAGGCCGTTCAGGTACTGGAAAGTCTACGGCAGCATCTAAGTTTCTACAAGCTGCCTGAAAAAGATGCCAGACTAGCGGCTCAGTTGGATCATGTTTTTGCCGATGCTATTGCCAGCTTAAACCGTGGCCCCGATTTTAACCGATTTGACCGCTTGACCTTTATTACAAATCAGGCTAATGTACTAAGTGGTTTGTTGCTGGATGCCCAAAGAGTGCTGAACATCCCTGTTTTTCAGGAAAGTCGTTTTCTGTCAGCGCAGGCACGAACCTTGACCGACCCTGACGCGTTCGATAGCAATTTTTTCGTCAATTCGAACGATGACCGACCAACTGCCGAACGTGTTGCGCTGGGTAAGTTATTGTTTTATGATCCGATCCTCTCGGGTAATTCAAAACGTAGTTGTGCATCGTGCCATCAGCCAGAACGTGCGTTTACGGACGGTGAACCTACGAGTCTGGGAGTAGCAGGAGCACGTAGTAAACGAAATGCCCCTACGCTCCTGAATGCATCGTTGCAGGCCGTGCAGTTTATGGACTCCAGAGTCGTGTTCCTGGAAGATCAGGCCAGCGACGTTATTGCCAATGAGACTGAAATGCACGGTTCGCTGCCTGCTGCGGTTCGTGCCCTGCAACAACGGAATGAATACCGCAACCGCTTCGTCAAAGCCTACAAAGCAGGCGTTACGGAATATACGGTCAAAAACGCCCTTGCCAGCTATATACGCTCACTAACTAGTCTTGATTCCCGGATTGATCGGTATCTGCGGAACGACGCTGGCCGACATCAACCGGCCCGGCTTACAGTCGAAGAGAAACACGGATTCAACCTGTTTATGGGCAAAGGACAGTGCGCTACCTGCCATTTTTTTCCGCTATTCAACGGAACCGTTCCGCCAATGTTCGCCAAAACCGAAAGCGAAGTATTAGGGACGCCCGCTACTCCGGCTAATCATCAACTTGACGCTGATGTAGGGAAATTTAAAACGACGGCTATGGATCTTCAAAAGCATGCCTTCAAAACACCTACAATTCGGCACGTGGCGAAAACCGCTCCATACATGCACAATGGCGTTTATCAAACCCTCGAACAGGTTGTCGATTTTTATAATCAGGGTGGGGGAAATGGCCTGGGTTTCAGCCTCCCTAATCAGACCTTACCCGATTCAAAACTGGATCTGACAAAAACGGAACAGGCCGCACTGGTCGCGTTTATGAAGGCGTTGTGA
- a CDS encoding HD domain-containing protein has product MNNSIKEIDDILQKFKPIIGEDYEKYRNHVYRVFLNCLLIDNKKENEEKYAIATVFHDIGIWTNHTIDYLDPSVEQAKIYLAKMDKKDWINEISLMIYWHHKTTKYQGEFTETVENFRKADWIDVSLGLLTFGYDKQKIEANRKQLPNLGFHAFLIRATTKNFFRHPLNPLPMFRK; this is encoded by the coding sequence ATGAACAATTCAATTAAGGAAATTGACGATATACTACAGAAATTTAAACCAATTATTGGCGAAGATTACGAAAAGTATAGGAATCACGTATATCGTGTTTTCTTGAATTGTTTACTGATTGACAACAAAAAAGAAAATGAAGAAAAATACGCAATCGCTACCGTATTTCATGATATTGGAATCTGGACTAATCATACCATAGATTATTTAGATCCTTCAGTTGAGCAGGCCAAAATTTATTTGGCGAAAATGGATAAAAAGGACTGGATAAACGAAATTTCGTTAATGATATATTGGCACCATAAAACGACTAAATACCAGGGTGAATTTACTGAAACAGTAGAAAACTTTCGGAAGGCCGATTGGATCGATGTCTCGTTGGGTTTGTTAACGTTTGGTTACGATAAGCAAAAAATCGAAGCCAACAGAAAGCAATTGCCGAACTTAGGATTTCATGCTTTTCTCATTCGGGCAACCACGAAAAACTTCTTTCGGCATCCGCTGAATCCACTCCCTATGTTCAGGAAATAG
- a CDS encoding DinB family protein — protein sequence MPRFTSKTLLLRLEEDVRELRQIAGQEFRHLSDARFLQAPTPAQWSVAQCLEHLNSYGLYYIPLIEKAIQTGEQHNLTAKDVFSSGWLGNYFAESMRPGADGAIRLKMKAVKNHTPDAQLNPRDVLTEFSRQQAQLQSLLERAQHIDIGKLRIPISIASWIKLSLGDTFRFLIAHEQRHVLQAQKVLSALSSLETANPISQ from the coding sequence ATGCCGCGCTTCACTAGTAAAACGTTGCTCCTTAGACTGGAAGAAGATGTACGTGAGCTCCGCCAGATTGCTGGGCAGGAGTTTCGTCATTTATCCGATGCCCGGTTTTTGCAGGCCCCTACGCCTGCACAATGGAGTGTCGCACAATGCCTTGAGCATTTGAATAGTTACGGCCTTTATTATATTCCTTTGATAGAAAAAGCCATCCAGACCGGCGAGCAGCATAACCTTACGGCAAAGGATGTTTTCAGTAGTGGCTGGCTGGGCAATTATTTTGCTGAATCGATGCGCCCTGGAGCAGATGGGGCCATTCGGTTAAAAATGAAAGCGGTCAAAAATCACACACCCGATGCGCAATTGAATCCACGGGATGTACTGACCGAATTTTCCCGGCAACAGGCGCAGTTGCAAAGCCTGCTCGAACGGGCGCAACATATTGACATTGGCAAACTACGCATCCCGATTTCTATTGCCAGCTGGATTAAGCTGAGTCTGGGTGATACGTTCCGGTTTCTGATTGCCCACGAACAGCGGCATGTGCTACAGGCTCAGAAGGTATTGAGTGCCCTGTCGTCGCTGGAAACGGCTAACCCAATCAGTCAATAG
- a CDS encoding VOC family protein has protein sequence METLHIPALNTTSPFASMKGNHVALRVPDFEASKRWFIEKLDFRVIHEWPFGDLSLAYVAPANDDNFWVELLGGDTPGQQPDYSDLNESLHRAGYHHFCINVASVDETIAELRRRGVTLVGEPFDLAVIGRRLAFFSDPWGNLIELAQILA, from the coding sequence ATGGAAACGCTCCACATTCCCGCCCTCAATACCACTAGTCCGTTTGCCTCCATGAAGGGTAACCACGTCGCTTTACGAGTACCGGATTTTGAAGCCAGCAAACGCTGGTTCATTGAAAAACTTGACTTTCGGGTCATTCATGAGTGGCCATTCGGTGATTTGAGCCTTGCCTATGTTGCTCCGGCGAATGATGATAATTTCTGGGTTGAACTGTTGGGGGGCGACACTCCCGGCCAGCAGCCCGATTATTCTGATCTGAATGAAAGCCTGCATCGGGCTGGATATCACCACTTCTGTATCAACGTCGCCAGTGTAGATGAGACCATCGCTGAACTGCGCCGACGGGGCGTAACGCTTGTTGGTGAACCATTCGATTTGGCCGTCATTGGCCGCCGATTGGCTTTTTTTTCTGACCCCTGGGGTAATCTGATCGAATTGGCGCAGATTCTGGCCTAA